Below is a window of Mucilaginibacter sp. PAMC 26640 DNA.
CTTGAACCTTCTCAATAAGCTGTAATGCATCAAACGCATATTTGCAACCTGGTTTGAGTTGCTGCCGGGTCAGCAGTATGCCTGATTTTTTTGCGTTGTTTGGATTTATTTCTACAGTTGCGTTCGAACAATCAGATCATGCTATCGGCGAGCAGTCTGGCAGGGTTAACGTGTTTACTTTTGATTGTAATTAGTTTACTTATTATCAACTGTTTATGAAAGGTTAATATTAAATTAGGTTAAGTTGTTAATCCTGTTGTCGGTTTAATATGATATTATATTGCTCCGGACGGCCAGAGGTGCAGCCACGGGCTGGACCCATATTCAGGAAAATGTTTATATTTATCCCGGGCTCAATGCAAGCCGAAATTCACATCCGTTATTTGCAACAATGGCCAAAATTGGTTTAGTTACCGTTTTATTTAAAAGCGACGATGTTTTAAAGGATTTTCTGGAGAGCTTGTCGATCCAGTCGTTTAAAGATTACCACCTCTACATTATTGATAACTCTGTAAGTGCCGGCACGGACAGCTTATTAAGCGTGCTATTAAAGCAATACCCTATTCCGGCATACACCCATATTAAGAATGAAGGGAACGCCGGTGTGGCTGCTGCCAATAACCAGGGTATGCGCTTAAGCATGCAGCAGGGTGACGATTTTGTTTTGTTGTTGAATAATGATATTGCCTTTTCGCAATCGTTCCTGTTGGAGCGGCTGGTGGGGTATGCTGCGGAGCGAAAGGAGGACATGGTGATCCCCAAAATACTTTATTACGGCACCCGGAAGATCTGGCTGGCCGGAGGTGAGTTTATCCATTGGAAAGGCACTTCTATCACGATAGGCGATAAGGAGGAGGATGCGGAGATCTATAACCGGGAACATTATTTCGATTATGCACCAACCTGTTTTATGCTGTTGAGCCGAAAGGTGATAGCAGCAGTTGGCTATATGGATGAGGCCTATTTTGTGTATTATGATGACAATGACTACGTGATGCGGGCCATTCGTAAAGGCTTCAGGATATTTTACATGCCGGATATCGAGGTGTTCCACAAGGTCTCATTCAGCACGGGTGGCTCGGAATCTTTGTTCTCCATTTATTACCTCAACCGTAACCGCATCTACTTTATCCGTAAGTTTTATAAGTTCCCTATCCGGCAGATCGCATTAGGGCAGATGATCCTCAGCAAGTTCATCCGGTATGTGTTCTATTACAATAAAGATAGAAAGCAACAATTGGCCAGGGCGGTGAAAGAAGGCTTTTCGATCACAGTGCCAGGCAAATAATTTCCGCCATAGTTAACATTTTGTTCCCCTTCAGGGGCAGGGAGCTAAAATAATCCGTTGATCTCGCGCTCAATTTTTTCTACAATGCTGGCCATATCTTCCGTGTTGTTAGCAAAATCAAGGTTGTCTTTATCGAGCACCAGCAGTTTACCCAGCTTATAACCTTTTATCCACTTGTCGTATTTCTCGTTAAGTTTAGAAAGGTAATCTATCCGGATACCAATCTCATATTCCCGGCCCCGACGCTGAATATTATTGACCAGGGTGGGAACCGATGCTTTCAGATAAACCAGCAAATCCGGCGGTTTGATGAACTCGGTGATGTTATCGAACATGGCCTCATAATTTTCATAATCGCGGGTAGTCATCAGTCCCATATCATGAAGGTTTTCCGCAAAGATGTAGGCATCCTCGTAAATGGTACGGTCCTGGATAATGTTGCGGCCGCTGCGCTGAATTTCCACAATCTGGCGGTATCGGCTATTTAAGAAATAGATCTGGAGGTTAAAGCTCCACCGTTTCATTTCGCTATAAAAATCTTCCAGATAGGGGTTATTATCCACCGCCTCGTACAGGGGTTCCCATCCGTAATTTTTCGCCAGCATCTCGGTAAGTGTAGTTTTACCAGCGCCAATATTTCCTACAATAGCTATGTGCATGTGATATTTTGTCTGAATCAGAATTTTCCGAATTTACAGAATTAGCAGAATGTTTTGTGAAGCCTTGCCTGAATTCTGAAAATTTTCTAATTCTGAAAATTCCGAATCAGACTTCCGACCTTTAAAACTTCCTGAAACCAATAATTTCCCTTATTTCCCTAATGGTTTTTTGTGCGCTTTCGCGGGCTTTGGCGGCACCATAAATGGCAACCTGCCTCAGATATGGGGCATCATTGGCAATATCATTTATCTTTTCGCGAATAGGGGTAGTAGCGATGATCATGTCTTCTGCCAGCTGCTTTTTCAGATCTCCGTAACGGATAGCCATGGTGTTATACAGGTTGTCGAAATGAACCAGCGTATCGGGTGCTGATACCACTTTCATCAAATCGAACAGATTCTGGATCTCCTGTGGTTTGGTTTGGTTTTCTTCGGTTGGCCCGCCATCGCTAACAGCGCGCATTACTTTTTTACGGATAACTTCCGGCGAATCTGAAAGGAAGATGGCATTGCCTTCACTTTCGCTTTTGCCCATTTTGCCTTTACCGTCTAACCCGGGGATCTTTATCAAACTTTCGCCCATGCTAAAAGCATAAGGCTCTGGGAAATACTCGTTGTTGTACAGTCTGTTGAAGCGGTTGCCAAACGTTCGCGCCATTTCCAAATGTTGCTCCTGGTCTTTGCCCACGGGCACCTTGGTTGCCTTGTGGATCAGGATATCGGCAGCCATCAGCACAGGGTAGGTCAACAGACCCGCATTTACGTTATCGGGATTCGCGCGTACTTTATCTTTAAAGGACGTACTGCGTTCCAATTCGCCCATGTAGGCATTCATGTTGAGGTACAGGTACAATTCGGCAATTTCGGGTACATCACTCTGTACGTAAATAGTAGCTTTCTCCGGGTCGATGCCGGCGGCTAAGTACTCCACCAAAACCTGTTTTACCGCACCGTGCAGATTGGCGGGGGTAGGGTGGGTAGTTAGGGAATGCAGATCGGCAATAAAAAAATAGCAGTTATATTCACTCTGCATTTTTACGAAATTTTGTATAGCTCCGTAATAATTACCCAGGTGCAGATTTCCGGTAGATCTGATACCACTAACAACAGTTTCCATATAGGGGGCGAAAGTAAGGATTTTTTATATTTTTGATGCGGATGAAAATGATATTGAGAAAACTGCACCTGTACCTTTATGTGTTTAGTGTTGCGTTCTCATATGCCGTACTTTACCCTTTTTTTTACTTCTTTTCGCGTAAAACATCGCGATATAAATATATGAATGCCCTTCGGCGGGTTTGGGGCTTCATTAGTTCTTTGTTAGTGGGGATTATCTACAGGTTTGATATCGAGCAGCCTATCGACTGGAGTAAAACCTATATTATTTGCCCAAACCATACCTCCAACCTTGATATTACAGCCATGAGCATCTTTGTTAAAACCAATGATTGCTGTTTTATGGGCAAGCAGGAACTGGCTGATTTTTTTGTGACGGCCCTTTTTTTCCGCACAGTTGATGTTCCGGTTGACCGGCAGAGTAAAATAGCTTCTTTCCGGGCGTTTAAAAAGGTAATGGAACGTTTGGCAAGCGGCGTTACCACTATCATTTTTCCGGAGGCTACTATCCAGGATGTCTACCCACCGCAATTAAAAGATTTTAAAAACGGGCCGTTTCGTATGGCTATCGAATTGAAGGTCCCTATTATTCCAGTTACTTCCCTCAATACCTGGAAAGTTTTATGGGACGATGGATTAAAATACGGCTCTAAGCCAGGGATATGTAATATATTTGTACATAAGCCGATTGAGACGGCACACTTAACCCTTGATGATGCCGATGCCCTGCGTGATGAAGTGCACGCCATCATCAGCCAAAAATTAGCAGAACATGACCATTGATGAGCAAACAGTTGATAAAATAGCCCATTTGGCCCGCCTGGAACTCAACGCCGGCGAAAAGGCGGAAATGATAGTTGATATGAACAAAATCCTCGGCTTTATGGATAAGCTGAACGAGGTGGATACTACCGGTGTAGAACCATTGGTGTACATGACTGATGAACCCAATACCCTGCGCGAAGACGTAGTTAAGCAACTCATTACTACCGAAGAAGCGCTTGAAAATGCTCCGGAGCACGATGGTAGTCATTTTTTGGTGGCGAAGGTGATCAAGTAACTCCTTTTTAAAATTTCTCTTTTTGGGAAGGCTCAAAAGCAGGTCAAGGCATATTTCTTATATTTAATAAGATTTGTAAATTTGTTATTATGACTACACTCACTGTAAATATAAATAATAAAAAATCTGAGAAAGCCGTCAAGGCTGTTTTGGATGCCTTGGGTTTAGATTATAGTCTCCAGACCAATAAAGACGAAACCCGGCCTTTGAATAGAGCAGAGCAGCGTGTCTATAAAAATTTAAAAAGCTCACTTGAGGATATAAAGAAACATCAACGTGGCGAAATTGAATTGAAAGACGCAAGCAAATTACTTGATGAATTATAGGATAGTAGCAACCCCGGATTTTGACCGGGAACTTAAGAAAATTGTAAAAAAACATAAAGGAATTAAGGCTGATCTCGCCAAGCTTATAAATTTGTTAAAAACAGAACCCACTATGGGCGATGATCTCGGCGGGAATCTTTACAAAATCCGACTTTCAATTGCAAATACCAATAAAGGAAAATCAGGTGGTGCACGAGTAATTACATTCGTTGTTTTTGTTGAAGAAGTAGTATACCTGGCAGATATATATTTAAAAAGTGATGTAGATACCGTTGACGTAAAAGTTATCAATCAACATTTGAAAAATGATGGATTAAGATAGTTTCTTTCATGTAATCTTTTCTACCTTCCTAATGTAACATTTCTTACCTCCTTACTGTCAAAGTAACAAAAACGGATGATACCACTTACCAAGACTAAGGAAGAGCCTTTAATAACGATAAAAGACATCGGCCGCAAATATGTTATCGGCTCGGAAATTATCCATGCCATTAAATCGGTATCGCTTATCATTAATAAAGGTGAATTTGTTGCATTGATGGGGCCTTCCGGTTCGGGCAAATCCACTCTTATGAACATCCTTGGCTGTTTGGATACGCCCACTAAAGGTGAATATATCCTCAACGGTATCAACGTAAGCCACATGACGGATAATGAACTGGCCGAAGTGCGTAATTCTGAGATCGGTTTCGTTTTCCAAACCTTTAACCTTTTACCACGCAACAGTGCGCTGGATAATGTGGCCCTGCCGCTGGTTTATGCCGGCATTAGCAAGGAGAAAAGACAGGCACGCGCCAAAGCCGCTTTAGAAAATGTGGGTTTGGGTAACCGTACCGATCACCGCCCTAACGAGCTATCCGGCGGGCAGCGCCAGCGTGTGGCTGTAGCCCGGGCGCTGATCAATGATCCATCCATCATACTGGCCGATGAGCCGACAGGTAACCTGGATACCAAAACCTCTATAGAAATTATGGGCCTGATGGAAGATATCCACGCCAAAGGCAACACCATCATATTAGTTACGCACGAGGAAGATATTGCCATGCATGCTCACCGTATTGTGCGCATGCGCGACGGCCTGGTAGAGAATGATTATGTTAATACGAATATCCAAACCGTACGCCAGCACAGCGCCGCTGCAGGCATCAATTTGGAGAAGTAACGCAACGATATAGCACACGGTATAATAAGGCCATAGCCTCACGGATGGAAAATTTAACAACCGGCACGTTTTATGGCCAAACAAATACAACCATTCACCTGGATTTTGCAACACTTACCGATACTGAGTATACGCATGACAAGGTTGACTGGCACTACCATGATAACGCTTACTTCACGTTTATTTTGGATGGCCGGGTAACCGAGGGAAATAAAAAAGAAGTATACAATTGCACGCCAGGTAGCTTGCTTTTCCATAACTGGCAGGAAGCGCATTACAATATCAAACCAAAAGGCTTTACGCGCGGCTTCCATATTGAGCTGAAAGAAGACTGGTTTAAGCAGATGCCACTGAAATACCAAAACCTACAAGGCAGTTTTGCCGTTACAAATCCCGATATTATATTCCTGTTTTACCATCTCTTTAAGGAATCAAAAATAAATGACAACTTAACTTCATTATGTGCCGAAACATTTCTGTTAAAGGCTTTGGCGCAAATGCATGAGGAGCAAATACCAGCAAGAGGCGCATCTCCCTTGTGGGTCAATGAGTTGCGATCTGTGCTTAACGATGACGTTGGCCATAAATTCACGCTTACCCAACTGGCAACGCTGCTAAATATTCATCCCGCGCATTTATCCAGGGATTTCTCCAAATACTTCCATTGTAATTTAGGCGAATACATCCGCAAGCTTCGGGTGCAAAAGGCGCTTACTTTACTGCCGGATAAAGACCGCTCGTTAACAGGTATTGCCCTGGAATGCGGTTTTGCAGATCAAAGCCATTTCCTGCGCTGCTTCAAAAGCTTTAATGAGGGCAATCCTTCATTGTATCGTAAGCTTTTAATTAACGCATGTTAATTCTGTTCTATTTTGCCGTTTGGCGTTAGTGCATCTTTGCTTTTCGAAATCAAATAAGAAAATGCATCTCCATAAAATAAAATACTTTTTACTAGCCTTAGCTATTTTTTGCCGTTTTACCGTAACTGCACAAACAACCGATATTGTAAAAGCTAACCCGGTTACCTCCCCAATAGAAATGGAAAACGTTGGCCGCATCGTTTTTATGCCGGATACTATTCCGCTTGCGCAAACGCGGCAATCGGACGTGTTAAAGGAATTTGTTCTTCAGCCGCAAAATAACCTCAGCATGCGCGCTTTCCTGGGCAACTCTTTAACAAATATTCAGCACCAGATGAATCCGGCACTTACCGTAGCGCAGCTTAATGAGGGTAATTTTCAGTTCGCTTTTTATGTGGATGATCAGCTGATCTATAAAGAGAACCTGCACAAAGGTGCCGGGTATGCTTATTTAAAAAATAGCCGTACGGTACTAACCATTAAACTCATCAGTAACCTGCACGAGGATATGTGGAGCCGGTATTTGTTCAGCCGTTTTATGATGCGGGGCGGAGAAGATGCTTTTACAACAGGCACCCATAAATTGCGGGTAGAGCTACGGCCCTACATTTCCATCCCCGAGGTGAAGGTTGGGGAGATCATAGCCAGCGGCGAAATCAAAGTAATTATGCCGGCAGTGAGCGCGGCCCGGGCCGGTATCCAGGCGATCAAACCTAATAGTGGCTGGCAGGTATCAGCAGAGCCATATAATACGAAGTTGATTACGCAAATGAACACCAGTATAGCTCAAAATAAGTTTAAAAACATCAGCAGTATCGTGGTGATTAAAAACGGAAAGCTGCTGATTGAGGAGTACTTTAACGGTGAGGGGCGCGATACCCTGCATGATCCGCGGTCGGTGGGAAAAACTTTTGCCGGTGCGGTAATGGGGATAGCGATAAAAGATGGTTTCATTAAATCGGAACAGCAAACCCTTGGTGAGTTTTATAACCTTAAAAACTACCAGAACTACTCGCCAAAAAAGGATAGTGTGACACTTAAAAGCCTGCTTACCATGAGTTCAGTATTTGATGCAAACGATAACGATGACGATTCGCCTGGCAATGAAAATAATATGTATCCCACGCCTAATTGGGTAAAGTTTGCACTTGACTTGAAAATAGACAGTAATAAAAAAGCCTATGGCGCATGGAACTACTTTACAGCAGGGATCGTAGTGCTTGGAGATATTCTGAATCAAAAAGTAACGGGCGGACTAGAGAAATATGCTGATGCCAAACTATTTAAGCCCCTAGGCATTACCAAATATCAATGGCCCTATACACCACAGCACGTAGCCGGTACAGCCGGGGGCCTCAAATTGCGTGCTTTGGATTTTGCCAAATTTGGTCAATTGTATAAGAACGAGGGCATTTGGAACGGCAGACAGATCATCCCGAAAAGCTGGGTGCAACAATCATTCACTAAGCATATGGCACTGCCTGCAGATGTGGTTGGCCCAGGTTTTTATGGTTATCTTTTCTGGAATAAAATTTACACAGTTAGTGGTAAAGATTACGAAACCTGGTATTGCACCGGCAATGGTGGCAATAAGATCTTCATTTTTAAAGATCAACCACTGGTGGTAGTTATCACCGCTAAAGCCTATAACGAAGCTTACGCGCACCCGCAAGCAGACAAAATAATGCAGAATTATATTCTTCCGGCAGTGGTAAATTGATCATTTTTAAATATTTTATATCCCGGGCTTCTTTGCGGTCGCAATCAAATTAACGTCAACTAGTTCAAGCGCCTTCACCATATGCTGTACGGTTTCCTTATACTTTTTGAAGTGTGGGGTTTCTATATGTAATTTGTAAGCAGCTGTATCTGCATAAATTTCAAGAATAGTTATGTGTGATGCGTTATTTTTATCGGCAACTGCATAATAGGTAAGTACACCTGGTTCCAATTTAACGGCGGTTGTCATTTGTTCCTTTAAAGCAGCATTATACTTATCCAGTTGTAACGGATCTATTTGAATTTTGGCAATCCTAACCATTTGTTCTTTTTGCTGCGCCATAACGGTTTGAT
It encodes the following:
- a CDS encoding deoxynucleoside kinase, whose protein sequence is MHIAIVGNIGAGKTTLTEMLAKNYGWEPLYEAVDNNPYLEDFYSEMKRWSFNLQIYFLNSRYRQIVEIQRSGRNIIQDRTIYEDAYIFAENLHDMGLMTTRDYENYEAMFDNITEFIKPPDLLVYLKASVPTLVNNIQRRGREYEIGIRIDYLSKLNEKYDKWIKGYKLGKLLVLDKDNLDFANNTEDMASIVEKIEREINGLF
- a CDS encoding tryptophan--tRNA ligase, with the translated sequence METVVSGIRSTGNLHLGNYYGAIQNFVKMQSEYNCYFFIADLHSLTTHPTPANLHGAVKQVLVEYLAAGIDPEKATIYVQSDVPEIAELYLYLNMNAYMGELERSTSFKDKVRANPDNVNAGLLTYPVLMAADILIHKATKVPVGKDQEQHLEMARTFGNRFNRLYNNEYFPEPYAFSMGESLIKIPGLDGKGKMGKSESEGNAIFLSDSPEVIRKKVMRAVSDGGPTEENQTKPQEIQNLFDLMKVVSAPDTLVHFDNLYNTMAIRYGDLKKQLAEDMIIATTPIREKINDIANDAPYLRQVAIYGAAKARESAQKTIREIREIIGFRKF
- a CDS encoding acyl-phosphate glycerol 3-phosphate acyltransferase, with amino-acid sequence MKMILRKLHLYLYVFSVAFSYAVLYPFFYFFSRKTSRYKYMNALRRVWGFISSLLVGIIYRFDIEQPIDWSKTYIICPNHTSNLDITAMSIFVKTNDCCFMGKQELADFFVTALFFRTVDVPVDRQSKIASFRAFKKVMERLASGVTTIIFPEATIQDVYPPQLKDFKNGPFRMAIELKVPIIPVTSLNTWKVLWDDGLKYGSKPGICNIFVHKPIETAHLTLDDADALRDEVHAIISQKLAEHDH
- a CDS encoding glutamyl-tRNA amidotransferase — encoded protein: MTIDEQTVDKIAHLARLELNAGEKAEMIVDMNKILGFMDKLNEVDTTGVEPLVYMTDEPNTLREDVVKQLITTEEALENAPEHDGSHFLVAKVIK
- a CDS encoding macrolide ABC transporter ATP-binding protein, which codes for MIPLTKTKEEPLITIKDIGRKYVIGSEIIHAIKSVSLIINKGEFVALMGPSGSGKSTLMNILGCLDTPTKGEYILNGINVSHMTDNELAEVRNSEIGFVFQTFNLLPRNSALDNVALPLVYAGISKEKRQARAKAALENVGLGNRTDHRPNELSGGQRQRVAVARALINDPSIILADEPTGNLDTKTSIEIMGLMEDIHAKGNTIILVTHEEDIAMHAHRIVRMRDGLVENDYVNTNIQTVRQHSAAAGINLEK
- a CDS encoding AraC family transcriptional regulator, encoding MENLTTGTFYGQTNTTIHLDFATLTDTEYTHDKVDWHYHDNAYFTFILDGRVTEGNKKEVYNCTPGSLLFHNWQEAHYNIKPKGFTRGFHIELKEDWFKQMPLKYQNLQGSFAVTNPDIIFLFYHLFKESKINDNLTSLCAETFLLKALAQMHEEQIPARGASPLWVNELRSVLNDDVGHKFTLTQLATLLNIHPAHLSRDFSKYFHCNLGEYIRKLRVQKALTLLPDKDRSLTGIALECGFADQSHFLRCFKSFNEGNPSLYRKLLINAC
- a CDS encoding serine hydrolase, coding for MHLHKIKYFLLALAIFCRFTVTAQTTDIVKANPVTSPIEMENVGRIVFMPDTIPLAQTRQSDVLKEFVLQPQNNLSMRAFLGNSLTNIQHQMNPALTVAQLNEGNFQFAFYVDDQLIYKENLHKGAGYAYLKNSRTVLTIKLISNLHEDMWSRYLFSRFMMRGGEDAFTTGTHKLRVELRPYISIPEVKVGEIIASGEIKVIMPAVSAARAGIQAIKPNSGWQVSAEPYNTKLITQMNTSIAQNKFKNISSIVVIKNGKLLIEEYFNGEGRDTLHDPRSVGKTFAGAVMGIAIKDGFIKSEQQTLGEFYNLKNYQNYSPKKDSVTLKSLLTMSSVFDANDNDDDSPGNENNMYPTPNWVKFALDLKIDSNKKAYGAWNYFTAGIVVLGDILNQKVTGGLEKYADAKLFKPLGITKYQWPYTPQHVAGTAGGLKLRALDFAKFGQLYKNEGIWNGRQIIPKSWVQQSFTKHMALPADVVGPGFYGYLFWNKIYTVSGKDYETWYCTGNGGNKIFIFKDQPLVVVITAKAYNEAYAHPQADKIMQNYILPAVVN